One bacterium DNA window includes the following coding sequences:
- a CDS encoding CaiB/BaiF CoA-transferase family protein, with the protein MRPLDDLIVVDLTRALAGPYCTMMLADLGARVVKVETPDGGDDTRGWGPPFYDGESAYFLSINRNKQSLALNLKDRRGRDLLLRLACRADVLVENFRPGTMDRLGLGYATVREMAPRVVYCSISGFGQTGPYRERAAYDLIVQGMGGIMGITGEPDGAPMRVGVAIADICAGMFAAYGILAALRVRERTGTGQWVDAAMLDGQVAWMTYMGANYFATGENPPRVGSAHLNLVPYQPFPTRDGFVNVAVGSEGLWHKFCEALETPIATDPRFATNADRVRHRGVLIDMLMPVFARRTTAAWVERLLRAGVPAGPIYRMNEVMEDAQVRHREMVVEVEHPRAGRIRVNGVPVKFSETPGGVVAPPPVLGEHSEAVLRELGCDTAEISALRRDGVI; encoded by the coding sequence GTGCGCCCGCTCGATGACCTGATCGTGGTGGACCTCACGCGTGCGCTGGCGGGCCCGTACTGCACCATGATGCTCGCCGACCTCGGCGCCCGGGTGGTCAAGGTCGAGACCCCAGACGGCGGCGACGACACCCGCGGGTGGGGGCCGCCATTCTACGACGGCGAGAGTGCCTACTTCCTCAGCATCAACCGGAACAAGCAGAGCCTCGCCCTGAACTTGAAAGACCGCCGGGGCCGCGATCTGCTACTGCGCCTTGCCTGCCGCGCGGACGTGCTCGTGGAGAACTTTCGGCCGGGCACGATGGACCGGTTGGGGCTCGGCTACGCGACCGTCCGCGAGATGGCCCCGCGGGTGGTGTACTGCTCGATCTCCGGGTTCGGACAGACGGGGCCGTACCGGGAGCGCGCCGCGTACGACCTGATCGTGCAGGGCATGGGCGGGATCATGGGCATCACCGGCGAGCCCGACGGCGCGCCGATGCGCGTCGGCGTCGCCATCGCGGACATCTGCGCCGGGATGTTCGCAGCGTACGGGATTCTGGCCGCGCTGCGAGTCCGTGAACGAACCGGGACGGGCCAGTGGGTGGATGCGGCAATGCTCGACGGCCAGGTGGCGTGGATGACGTACATGGGCGCCAACTACTTCGCCACCGGCGAGAACCCGCCGCGCGTCGGCTCGGCCCACCTCAACCTCGTCCCCTACCAGCCCTTTCCCACCCGGGATGGGTTTGTCAACGTCGCGGTGGGCAGCGAGGGGCTCTGGCACAAATTCTGCGAGGCCCTGGAAACCCCGATCGCCACGGATCCGCGCTTCGCGACCAACGCCGACCGGGTGCGCCATCGAGGGGTCCTGATCGATATGCTGATGCCGGTGTTTGCGCGCAGGACGACGGCCGCATGGGTGGAGCGGCTGCTCCGAGCCGGGGTGCCGGCCGGCCCGATCTACCGGATGAATGAGGTGATGGAAGATGCTCAAGTCCGCCACCGGGAGATGGTCGTGGAGGTCGAGCATCCCCGCGCTGGCCGGATCCGGGTCAACGGAGTGCCGGTGAAGTTCTCCGAGACCCCGGGAGGAGTCGTCGCGCCCCCGCCGGTGCTCGGCGAGCACTCGGAGGCGGTGCTTCGCGAACTTGGGTGCGACACCGCGGAGATCTCCGCCCTGCGCCGCGATGGAGTGATTTGA
- a CDS encoding cyclase family protein — protein sequence MAVKPVDMSRFRVLDLSQNFSVDSPPFAYYEGPTVKWVKKMAFEGVNAQLISSTNHIATHLDSPLHFNDPGPDVAGIPLEELFGPACIVDLAQFDIGDYDIYGPTHFEMWERKYKTRIQRGDILVIHTGYHHYYNEDWYKARNREKPNLPRAFLKHPGPQLEFCNWVLDRGIRWLAIDAISTDHPFNTNVRRARPDLVPEVEKKIGMPIDKAFPWPKAYQATHTYLFPKGVFHVENVGGMIDEVLNMRVWFGAFPFRFKGGEAAFCRCFAFVQR from the coding sequence GACTCACCGCCGTTTGCCTACTATGAAGGGCCGACGGTCAAGTGGGTCAAGAAGATGGCGTTTGAAGGGGTCAATGCGCAGCTGATCAGCAGCACCAATCACATCGCAACCCACCTCGACTCCCCCCTCCACTTCAACGACCCCGGCCCCGATGTCGCGGGGATCCCACTGGAAGAGTTGTTCGGACCGGCCTGCATCGTGGACCTGGCGCAGTTCGACATCGGGGACTACGATATCTACGGGCCCACGCACTTCGAGATGTGGGAGCGCAAGTACAAGACCCGGATCCAGCGCGGGGACATCCTGGTGATCCACACCGGCTATCACCATTACTACAACGAGGACTGGTACAAGGCCCGCAACCGGGAGAAGCCGAACCTTCCGCGGGCGTTCCTCAAGCATCCCGGTCCGCAGCTCGAGTTCTGCAACTGGGTGCTCGATCGGGGGATCCGCTGGCTGGCCATCGACGCGATCTCCACGGACCATCCATTTAATACCAACGTCCGCCGGGCTCGCCCCGACCTCGTCCCCGAGGTGGAGAAGAAGATCGGCATGCCCATCGACAAGGCGTTTCCGTGGCCCAAGGCCTACCAGGCCACCCACACGTACCTCTTCCCCAAGGGGGTGTTCCACGTCGAGAACGTCGGCGGGATGATCGATGAAGTCCTGAACATGCGGGTCTGGTTCGGCGCCTTCCCGTTCCGGTTCAAGGGCGGGGAGGCAGCGTTTTGCCGGTGCTTTGCGTTCGTGCAGCGGTAA